A single window of Toxoplasma gondii ME49 chromosome Ib, whole genome shotgun sequence DNA harbors:
- a CDS encoding hypothetical protein (encoded by transcript TGME49_207880), with protein sequence MFTGPPHFGLKLEVRAGVSIPFCLALPWVVRQLAWEVKAGVEYVLFAYTFKDPGVYVFASSQDPKQFSILRFLDEKLKCRESATSPRRRTRESLAAVGIRLAPDIYEAADWGSLLRLLIAAVVLIALLLLLGWALKAHGLELDVEDAAFVPYRQRHLFFQLPGLLRPQKGSVGFEAEEAHKERAREGALQLLKDVDPRIVTGSLAMISKTSEYVTQLAQMLREKRAETETELRTLMQKMSTEIMKEFGDFFSNQAWMASDTQNQECVEQILKYLRMPRRLLVQEMAKAQEAREAEVDALETGEPKSVEATRRRSTFLPVAEETPERVLDLQAKFGSFLGSFLRESLQDASNMLSTLCATLWQQRYSEASNLRSFLRSRDSSLASAVNEILSCHVTLQGAVRRGEKTAVRACANMDATLFAVVKEANTKLVAASARERELDQAALQTVASLLRGWVQQQTAAIEEKANNARTAAIHDLSTSHERERRCLMELMEAKRVALLEALSERQDAEVKATEERLRWEYETETGHSAQDSNGSLRDMLELELGHLRASQAEKTRATSEQLAELVEARFQALLHRQAKEKEKEELQVDEHKHCLLFEVFAATQATRTLSEQASQRHIQRMLAEESVDPEYSKSVGSFGRVLRANLAGALRVSNAETESGFDRSRQLIRKKVRELIETAEAKLTVKDEREFSAMKDKYKAGLKKCLSAGDAGLNRVISSLERAEDAEVEAERRLELFIRDQLILGERAKLDRGVDEDMRRFERALTREESHEREADETARAVWRDQLTMERKRLVDAAERSLDSRRRVLEAIVAEHEKQREKQRGRQKRMEAEKRRLTEMYLIRRMTFITTELWTCLKATKQLEAQGASLTEDSFPRLRIGSSLKERVSALKAWHGEGNALDEDLSQRMHGWKQQAERQRQTRETSLTVLLGSEVESEQEKAKAAGEEETFAVEMQDKSIPFPLRTPEELGFTKEPTDLEIESQRLQEKLKAAVQSALEDKEHLIGEIQRQQQEVEMRLCEETKMRQEAWTQKLQTRERLYEEDGLEAVRARHLEELTAFEQLRSEEMAFALCQAKADYMHRHPRDDAASEEDQRRYWEGLQAELSNVRQELKEKHEFTLKKLKEKHASELGHGPEELSTSPQREDGIAEMRETAQRLEREAAAEDEERRRRRQEVADENRRRFQATLEKKEKELEAEMKRKEDALQSDLAEQEETLRRRAEERDAQRKRVAEEKARRLKQSLLVGKQSQRELESVEQTLRKFHEEKAALENALDEEARRQGDAVVARVSRKKLERRRKDRERRDAEKKRFFAKQEEISKILRERERQKELAAARAKQAAKEREEELKRREQRAKELQEEQQWLPLVRQLAAEEQAAGLFDSLDESGRPTEWKSSVMKSIVEANATLRRTEPFVKIFLSQLRASERLMSLLSKPGKEASRVTKKLDAVEVQKKTEEDDSSSGSSDTSSESDTSSSDASSSSEGESTGSSDSGSSSDSESGSSSSESRSNKSSVSESSRSSSESASSSSSSSENDSRSSESASSSSSESASSSGRDNSKSSSNESDSSKSRQDRSKGGSRRNSSRSRNGSSTSSSSSSESLTSSSGSSSTSSLTERSGDNEMDQVKREPDGDGGKSSSRESESEDSETEAREKPGDGSATKEKQSESGSSSSEESASASKKISASAVNKQRNSSSKQTGVSNSSSSDDSATSSPLSNAGSSRRKSGSNSQSPSGSSSDGE encoded by the exons ATGTTCACGGGACCTCCGCATTTTGGCCTGAAACTGGAGGTTCGTGCTGGTGTGAGTattcctttctgtcttgcGCTCCCTTGGGTTGTCAGACAACTGGCTTGGGAGGTCAAAGCCGGGGTTGAGTACGTCCTTTTCGCGTACACGTTTAAGGACCCCGGCGTTTACGTCTTCGCCTCGAGTCAGGATCCGAAGCAGTTCTCCattctccgcttcctcgaTGAGAAGTTGAAGTGCAGAGAGAGTGCAACGTCGCCGCGGCGACGCACCCGCGAGAGTCTCGCTGCTGTCGGTATTCGCCTAGCTCCGGACATCTACGAGGCGGCGGACTGGGGATCATTGCTGAGGCTTCTCATTGCTGCTGTGGTCCTGATtgccctgcttcttctcctcggctGGGCTTTGAAGGCGCACGGACTGGAGCTCGACGTTGAAGACGCCGCGTTCGTGCCGTACAGACA ACGCCACTTATTCTTCCAGCTGCCGGGCCTTCTCCGCCCTCAGAAGGGATCTGTCGGCTTCGAGGCGGAGGAAGCGcacaaagagagagcacGAGAAGGCGCTCTCCAACTGCTGAAGGATGTGGACCCGCGAATTGTGACAGGAAGCTTGGCAATGATTTCCAAAACGTCCGAGTACGTGACGCAGCTCGCGCAGATGCTccgggagaaacgcgcagagacggagacagaactgCGCACGCTCATGCAGAAGATGAGCACGGAAATAATGAAAGAGTTCGGGGACTTTTTCTCAAACCAG GCTTGGATGGCGTCGGACACACAGAATCAAGAATGCGTGGAGCAAATTCTGAAGTATCTTCGCATGCCGAGGAGACTGCTTGTCCAGGAGATGGCTAAGGCGCAGGAAGCTCGAGAGGCC GAAGTTGACGCCCTTGAGACTGGTGAACCAAAGAGCGTGGAAGCGACGCGACGCCGGAGCACATTTCTGCCCgtcgcagaagagacgccggaACGGGTCCTCGACCTTCAAGCGAAG TTTGGAAGCTTCCTCGGATCCTTTTTGCGTGAAAGCCTTCAAGATGCAAGCAACATGCTCAGCACTCTGTGTGCGACTCTCTGGCAGCAG CGTTACTCCGAGGCCAGCAATCTGAGGAGCTTTCTGAGGTCGCGCGACAGCTCTCTTGCCTCAGCTGTGAACGAAATTCTCTCCTGCCACGTGACTCTGCAAGGTGCCgtgaggagaggagaaaagacggCCGTTCGCGCGTGTGCGAACATGGACGCGACGCTCTTTGCAGTTGTGAAG GAGGCGAACACAAAACTTGTCGCAGCTTcagcgagagaacgcgaacTCGATCAGGCAGCCCTTCAGACGgtcgcttcgcttctccgagGTTGGGTACAGCAGCAGACTGCCGCAATcgaagaaaaggcaaac AACGCGCGGACTGCTGCCATTCACGATCTGTCGACTTCCcacgaaagggagagaagatgcTTGATGGAGTTGATGGAGGCCAAGCGAGTCGCTCTGCTTGAAGCGCTTTCGGAGAG GCAAGACGCCGAGGTGAAggccacagaagaaagactccGGTGGGAGTACGAAACAGAAACGGGGCACAGTGCTCAAGACAGCAACGGCTCGCTTCGAGACATGCTGGAACTG GAACTCGGACATCTGCGCGCCTCacaggcggagaagacacgcGCAACTTCTGAGCAACTCGCTGAGCTCGTCGAAGCTCGTTTCCAGGCACTACTCCATCGTCaggcgaaggaaaaagagaaagaggaattGCAAGTGGACGAACACAAACACTGCCTTCTATTTGAAGTTTTTGCGGCCACTCAGGCCACTCGGACTCTCTCAGAGCAAGCGTCCCAACGCCACATTCAGAGAATGCTG GCTGAGGAATCCGTGGATCCCGAGTATTCGAAATCTGTTGGAAGCTTCGGACGCGTCCTCAGG GCAAATCTGGCGGGAGCCTTAAGAGTCTCAAATGCGGAAACTGAGTCCGGCTTCGATCGCTCTCGCCAGCTGATTCGTAAGAAAGTTCGAGAACTCATTGAGACGGCAGAGGCGAAACTCACTGTCAAGGACGAACGCGAATTCTCGGCAATGAAGGACAAATACAAAGCAGGCTTGAAGAAGTGCCTCAGTGCAGGAGATGCGGGCCTCAACCGAGTCATTTCGAGCCTTGAACG AGCTGAAGATGCGGAAGTGGAGGCAGAGCGGAGACTCGAACTTTTTATTCGAGACCAGCTGATTCTTGGGGAACGTGCGAAACTTGACCGCGGCGTTGACGAAGACATGCGGCGATTCGAACGAGCTCTCACGCGTGAAGAAAGTCACGAG AGGGAGGCCGACGAGACAGCCCGGGCGGTGTGGCGCGACCAGCTGACgatggaaagaaagaggctTGTCGatgcggcagagagaagtctGGATAGCAGACGCCGGGTCCTGGAGGCTATCGTGGCGGAGCACGaaaaacagcgagaaaaacagagaggacgacAAAAAAGAATG gaggcggagaagaggcgcttGACGGAAATGTATTTGATTCGACGAATGACATTCATTACGACTGAACTCTGGACCTGTCTGAAGGCCACAAAACAGCTGGAGGCGCAGGGAGCTTCGCTCACTGAGGATTCGTTTCCGCGTCTGAGGATCGGGAGTTCTCTGAAGGAACGCGTATCTGCACTCAAGGCTTGGCACGGCGAGGGGAACGCTCTCGACGAAGATTTGAGTCAAAGGATGCACGGCTGGAAAcagcaagcagagagacaacgacAAACACGCGAAACGAGTCTCACTGTTCTTCTCGGAAGCGAGGTCGAAAGcgagcaggagaaggcgaaggcagcgggagaggaagaaacgttCGCAGTTGAAATGCAAGACAAATCTATACCGTTTCCTCTCAGAAC TCCCGAAGAGCTGGGGTTCACCAAAGAACCTACGGATCTGGAAATCGAAAGTCAGAGGCTCCAGGAAAAGTTGAAAGCTGCAGTTCAAAGTGCGCTCGAGGACAAGGAACATCTCATCGGGG AGATTCAGCGGCAGCAGCAGGAAGTGGAAATGCGTCTGtgtgaagagacgaagatgcGACAGGAAGCGTGGACACAGAAActgcagacgagagaacgTCTGTATGAGGAAGACGGATTAGAG GCGGTGAGAGCAAGACATCTTGAAGAGCTGACGGCGTTCGAGCAACTGCGGAGTGAAGAAATGGCCTTTGCGCTGTGTCAAGCAAAGGCGGACTACATGCACCGTCACCCTCG AGATGATGCtgcttctgaagaagacCAGCGAAGATATTGG GAAGGGCTGCAGGCGGAACTTTCCAATGTGCGGCAAGAG CTGAAGGAAAAGCATGAATTCACTCTGAAGAaactgaaggagaagcaCGCCTCGGAGTTGGGTCATGGCCCTGAAGAACTGTCGACTtcgccgcagagagaagacggcatTGCAGAAATGCGCGAGACGGCACaaagactggagagagaagctgcagcagaagacgag gagaggcggcgacgacGCCAAGAGGTGGCAGACGAGAATCGGCGCAGGTTCCAGGCGACGctagagaagaaggagaaggagctCGAGGCAGAaatgaagaggaaagaagacgcccTTCAGTCCGATCTTGCGGAACaagaggagacgctgcggcgtcgggcagaggagagagacgcgcagaggaagcgagttgcggaggagaaggcgcggaGACTGAAACAGAGCCTGTTGGTGGGCAAGCAGTCGCAGCGAGAGCTGGAAAGCGTGGAGCAGACGCTGCGAAAGTTCCACGAGGAAAAAGCGGCGCTCGAGAACGCCCTCGAtgaggaggcgaggcggcAGGGTGACGCAGTCGTCGCCAGAGTGTCGCGAAAAAAgctggaaagaaggaggaaggaccgcgaaagaagagatgcagagaaaaaacggttcTTCgcgaagcaagaagaaatcTCAAAGATACTCAGAGAAAGG gaacGGCAGAAAGAGTTGGCGGCTGCTCGCGCAAAGCAAGCAGccaaggaaagagaggaggaatTGAAGAGAAG AGAGCAGCGTGCGAAGGAGCTGCAAGAAGAGCAGCAGTGGCTACCTCTTGTACGACAGCTCGCTGCCGAGGAACAGGCTGCGGGCCTTTTTGACTCGCTCGACGAGAGTGGACGACCTACAGAAT GGAAGAGTTCCGTTATGAAGAGCATCGTGGAGGCGAACGCGACGCTGCGCCGCACAGAGCCCTTCGTTAAGATTTTCTTGTCTCAGCTTCGGGCATCGGAACGACTCATGAGTCTGTTGTCAAAACCTGGGAAAGAAGCCTCGAGAGTCACCAAAAAACTCGATGCAGTTGaggtgcagaagaaaactgaagaagacgacagtTCCAGTGGCAGCAGCGACACCAGCAGTGAAAGTGACACTAGCAGTAGCGACGCCAGCAGtagcagcgaaggagaaagtaCCGGAAGCAGTGACAGTGGTAGCAGCAGTGACAGTGAAAGTGGTAGTAGCAGCAGTGAAAGTAGAAGCAACAAAAGCAGCGTCAGCGAAAGCAGCCGCAGTAGCAGTGAGAGTgccagcagcagcagcagtaGCAGTGAGAATGACAGCCGTAGCAGTGAGAGTGCCAGCAGCAGTAGCAGTGAGAGTGCCAGCAGCAGTGGGAGGGATAACAGCAAGAGCAGCAGTAATGAGAGTGATAGTAGCAAGAGCAGGCAGGATAGGAGCAAAGGTGGTAGTCGCAGGAATTCAAGTAGAAGCCGAAATGGCTCGAGTACTAGCTCCAGCAGTAGCAGCGAGAGTTTAACTTCGAGCTCCGGATCGAGTTCGACTTCGAGTTTAACTGAGAGATCAGGGGACAACGAAATGGACCAGGTTAAGAGGGAGCCGGACGGCGACGGTGGCAAAAGTTCCAgtagagagagcgagagcgaagacagcgagacagaagctAGGGAGAAACCCGGTGATGGTAGTGcaacaaaagagaaacagtcAGAATCTGGAAGCTCTTCCAGCGAGGAGTCTGCTTCGGCCTCAAAAAAAATATCTGCCTCGGCAGTCAACAAGCAGCGAAACTCTTCATCGAAACAAACAGGTGTTTCTAATTCAAGCAGTAGCGACGATTCGGCGACCTCCTCACCTTTGTCCAATGCAGGGTCTTCCAGAAGAAAGTCCGGATCCAACTCCCAGTCACCCTCGGGTTCTAGTAGCGACGGGGAGTGA